Below is a genomic region from Brassica oleracea var. oleracea cultivar TO1000 chromosome C9, BOL, whole genome shotgun sequence.
ATCGTAAACAAGAAAGTTTCTCAATATCCTCTTACTTTTCCTTGGTTTAGTCGAGTCAAGTAAGCACCCAAAGAATCTGCAACATGTATGCTTAATATCCGCTGCCATGATGGACCTGTAACCCACCATTTTACATCGTGGCCAAATCAGCGTACTCATTATAAACTCAAGAAATTGAAGTTTCATAGGTTACTCGTAGAGATTTAGTTCGTGTACATGTGTTATACATAAAACATTATGTAATAATGTGTGACATATGTAATTATGTAGAATACTTTTGTATGTTTGGTTGATGAAATAAGCATTAACAAATATTGTTAGATCACGAACTGAAAATTTTGGTTATGCTAAAATATATGAAATAATATATATGATAATATATATATATATATTAGTTTTTACCTAAGTTTAGAGTTAGAGATTTTAACGATATAATTTCCATAGGAAACACAAAAGATTTCGAAGTTTCATATCTGACTCAGACTCACTTAAGAGATTTGATCAACAGATGTTGAGTCAAACAATGTGGATAAAATAGGTTCAATCGGTGTTCAGTTGTGTAAGACATGTGTAATCGGATTAACCAATCTATAAAAGATCGGTTGAAATATATTTTCAATAAAGAAATATTAGTTCTAGAAATTAGTTTGTGTGCCGGTTTATTTTTGCTGAATCTCGATTTTACACTTTTAAATGTTTCACGTGGGTAAACAAGTTTATCTTCATTATTACACGTAATCAGATCCAGATCCGGTCCTCGGTACAAGCACATGAATCATGTGGCTAGTGGCCAGTCTATTTCTATACCATTTTAAAGAAAGCAGGTATTATTATAAAAATGAAATATAGTAATTAGTACAACGACAAAAAGAACAATCTAATGTCGCTATCGATTTGCTTCTAATGTAAAAAGCCCGCTCTCATCAGATCTTGTCCGAACAACCATCTCTGATCTCACACAGAATCATAAACACATGTCCTCCAATCTTCTTCCTCTATCTCCAATGGCAACGGAAACCGTAACCGGCACTACCGTGCCAAACCATGACGAGACCGAGTTATAACAGAGTTCCAAAAGAATCAGAAACGGTACCAAGACCTGATCTCCACGTTGCCTCACGTGAAAGGCTGGAGGCCGAAAGCTCCCTTGATTGGGTACGGTGGTCATTGGTGGATACAGCCTTTCCTTGAAGGTTCCCTTTACGCGCAAGAGTTCTTCCAAGCGCGACCCAATGACTTCCTCATCTGTAGCTACCCAAAGACCGGTTCCACCTGGCTCAAATCTCTAACATTCACAATAGCCCATCGATCTCGTTTCAACGATCTCGCTTCAACGATCCCACAAACCCTCTCCTCAAACGTAACCCTCACGAGCTTATTCCTTTCATTGAGATCGAGTTCCCTTTGTTCCCTCACGTTGATGTTCTCCAAGACAAAGGGAACACTCTCTTTGCAACTCATATGCCACACGATTTCTTACCCGATTCGGTTGTAAAATCGGGTTGCAAGATGGTTTACATCTGGAGAGACCCAAAGGACACTTTCGTCTCCTTTTGGAACTTCATGCAAAAGCAAAGGTCAACACGTGGCCCGCTCAATAGTCTTGAGGAGTGTTTTGATATGTTCTGCCGAGGTATTTCCGGGGAAGGTCCTTATCTTGATCATGTGTTAGGCTATTGGAAAGCTCACCAAGAGAATCCGGATAAGACTTTGTTCCTCAAGTACGAGAATGTGAGTGCTGATCCTTTGCCTTATGTGAAGAGATTGGCTGAGTTCATGGGTTATAGATTCACAGCTGAGGAAGAGAAGAATGGGGTTGTTGAGAAAGTTGTGAACCTTTGCAGCTTTGAAACGTTGAAGAATCTTGAAGTTAACAAAGGAGATAAGGAGAGAGCAGATATTTCTTCTCCTAATGTAAACCGCGCGTTTTTCAAAAAAGGAAAGACCGGAGATTGGGTGAATTATTTGACTCCGGACATGGCAGCTCGTATGGATGGGTTAATGGAAGAGAAATTCAAGGGTACTGGTTTGCTTGAAAATGGTAACTGAGCTACTAGTTCTTGTTCGGGGAAATGACTGATCCTTGTAAGTTTGCTCTTTTCATCACTTTGATTCTCTATGTACTAAATTACATGTTGGATGAATAAAACGTTACATGTTGTATGAATAAAACTTGTTTTTGTTTCATGTCAGTGTATTGTCAGTAAAAAAAAAAGGAATTGGCTTTGGTTGAAGAATGTATTGACTTTGCATGATAGATCGATAAAGAGAAGGATTGCCTAATTTCAATTTTAAATTATTAAAAATAACCTAAATCAATGACAGGTTAAGAAAATTGATAATTTATCTTATTTTTCATATAATAATATTTTTATTTAGATGATAAAATATTGAGGATTTCTTTCAAAATGATCTAAAATCACGTGATATATAGGATGAATAAAACTTGTTTCATGTCAACGTATTGTCTAGGAAAAAAGGAATTACGACCTTTCTTATGGATCATTACGAGGATAATTGGTAAGGTCCACGCGGTTTCAGGTCGATCAGAAAGGGATATGTCAGGGATATACGTTATAATTATCTAAATCGTGTAATAGTGAAAAATAAATCTACGGAATTTAATAGCTAAACTAATATGTGTGAGAAACTGAGAAAATGAAATTGTAAAATGATTTCCCAAGTTTATACTGATTATTATATAATTTTAGGGAATCAACATTTACATTAAACCATTATGCAGTACCACAAATATAGTGACCTTGATTTTTACAAAAGTGACAATTTAACTTTTTTTAAAGAGTGACCATCTGATTTAAGCAAAGAAAGAGTGACATTATCAATTGTATAACTACAAGTCACTTAACTTATCATGTAAATAAAGAACACATGACTTGTTATTCATTTTCCGTACATAAAATTATAATTTTGTAGTAGATTATTATACTCAAATAAACTAATGGCTGGTCTGTGTTCGCACGGGATTTTATCTTCATAAAGCATATTTTTTTGTTTAACATTTGTTTTGATTTTGAAGGTTTTGGTCATATATTATATGTGAATCACATTTTGTGATTGATCTTTTTTATTCTGTTTCAATATAGTTGCCGTAAACTAAATTTAATAATAATAATATTAAGATTGTGTTATTTATTATGTTATTTTTTAGGTCAATTTAAGTGAATATACATAAATAGAATGGTTATTAGGTAGATGACTGCTTTTTAAAAGTATTTGCAGATTAGTGTGAAATTACAAATGACTCGACAACAAAGTTGGGGGTGGGCTGATTCTTTCATATCTCATATTATTCTGACATAAGTGTGTCAGGCAAGATCATGCTGAGTGATAACCCAATATAAGGGGGAGATAACTTTTTTTTTTTTTGCATTGTTAGAAAAGTTGTGAGGTATTGTTGTTTGCATTTATATTGTTAATAGTATTAACTAGAGTTTGATCTGCGCGCCCGCAGAAATAAATCCAGACTAGTCACGTATTAGCAGTCTATATTTTCGGTCTATGTGTAAAAGATTACGTGTCAGTCCCTTATTTCTGGTGATGCCGAAATATTAATCACCACTAGGTTACCTGTCCACGGTTGAGAAACAACCGTGGTGTAAAGCTGTCTCACTGTCCAAGAAAACAATCAGTAAAAGAAGAAAAAGTAGTTTAAATTGACAAGAACGAAGAAAAAATATTAAGAAGACAAAATGTTTACGCGGTGGCGCGTCGCGGAAGAGGAGAGGGAAGGTGGGGATTACCATCTCCCCACGGCTAGTTTTTTGTGTGCTCAAGGTGAGAACAGCCTCCAAGAAAACCTTAATCATAACCACCATCCAAACACAACATCCTCCGCTGTTGTGATGAGTTCATTAGTTGGGATTGTTGTGAAGAGTTCATTAGTTGAAAGTATAAATCCAATTGACTGGTTTTAAATGAAATTTCGTAAGATTTTAATACATCATAATTATTTTATTAATTCATCCAAGATTGTATTTAAAAAAAAAAATTGCGTTACCACTTCTTGGGATAAGATATATTTCTTGGGACAAATTGCATTGCAATATCTCAATGGGTTGGAGGAAATGTTATTTAAAACTGTCAAACAGCGAGAGTTAACCAACTCAGTTTAAACATACAAACCAGCCACCGATCCCATTGCTACTGATAAGTGGAATTTATCTGGCCTAAGCAGCTTTCGCTGTTTCACGAACAACGGCTAACTTAGCAAGAAGACCACATAGCTGGAGGTATGATCCAACTCCATCACATATTCTCATATGCGCAAAACCAGTTTCCTGAAGAACATACAATTGGTGTTAGACGAGTATGATGATGTTTTGAAATGTGAAGAAGAAATCAGATGTATACATACTTTCATGAACTCAAGTTTCAGATACTCAGCCATATCATAATTCTTTATTATACGGAAAAGTGTTGTGATAATGTCGGTAGGAGAGTAGCCTAGATCGTATAGCTGCTTCATGCCGTGACAAGCATCGTCAAACTTGCTTTCCAACACATTGCGAACCATGTTCTTGACATGAAGCGGGTGAGGCTGGTCACAGACCTGAACATATAAAAAAAAAGAGAGGAGGAAATAAGTGGAGAGATGTATAATTTGTGATCAGATAAGTGAACTAAAGGGAACCTTGAAGACGTTTTCTTGATTGACAAAGCGAAACCCACTGAATGTAGCTTGCAAGTTGTTCAGAGCTTGCCTCATATCACCATCAGCTGTGAAGATTATCGCCTCAAGGCCTTCAGGTACATAAGGAACCTTGAGAGATTGAGAAACACAAGCAATTAGAAAATGCAAAACAGGGAATATGATTCAGAGTATTAAAACTTGAACAAGGAAAGAAAAGTGGAAGAATCCATCCATACATTCTCAGCTTGAACCACGACCATGAGACGGCCAAGTATCTCCTGATCAGATAACCTAGAGAATCGAACAAGGGCGCATCTACTCTGGATAGGCTCAATAATCTTGCCAGAAGTGTTACAAGCAAGTGCAAACCGGGTAGAGTTTGAGTAGATCTCAATCGTTCTCCTCAAAGCTTGCTGTGCTCCAGATGTCATGCTGATATATCACAATGAATCAAGTTAAAAGTTGCCTGTTACAATTCACAAAAGACTCAAGTCAAAAAAGCCACACGAACCTGTCAGCTTCATCAAGAATGACAACCTTATGACGACCCGGAGGAAGTGTGACTTTCTTCTGAGCAAACATCTTAATCTTGTTCCTAACAACATCGATACCCCTGCACCATAACAAAAGAAGAAAATGAGGAAACAACAAACGAAGATGGAGAAAACAAACATCACATACCTATCATCAGAAGCATTCAACTCGAGAACAGCCTCTCTATAGTTAGGGCCGAGAAGCTCGTGGGCAAGAGCCAAAATGCTAGTGGTCTTACCCGTTCCAGGAGGACCCTGTGCATAATCAACCAAGCAGCACATATCAGAACCAAGTCCTTAATATTCCAGTGAACACTAAACTTAGCAAGCCTTCGATACATGATTCAAAACCCTAAAAGACCAAGCTTTACCCTAAAAATCTAGCAAAATCCTCATAAGAGACAAACCCGATTCTCTTAAGGAGTTTCTCATCAATCCTAGTGGTCGAAATTGAAAGATTAAGAAGAGTAAAACTCACGGCGAGGATAAGATTGGGCATGTTGCCGTCGCGAGCGATGACTTGGAGCCTTGAGACTGCATCTTCGTTTCCGACGATATCCACCACTTTGCTCGGCCTGTATTTCTCCACCCACGGGATCTCGTAACCTCCGCCGCCGGAAGATGTTGAAGACGAAGACGCCATTTTCAGATCTCCACCGATGAGATTTGGGGGTTTTCTGGTTTGGAGGGAAAAATTGCTCCAAGGGTTTTAGTTTAGGAGGGGGCGATAAATTTGCATTAAAGGGCCTACAAAGTGATAAGAATTCGATTTCGGGATCATATTATATAAATTATCAGAAATATCCCCAAAAATAACTCGATACTTAAAGATATCATCATTTTTCATTAAACGACTCGTGAAAATAGAATAATACGAAATCTGAACAAAAGTATTAAATTTTGCTAAAAAGGCCATTTATAAAACCTCGATATATTTACATACATGCCCCCGCATTTTTGTTTCGCTGTCGTTTAAGGAGGAAGACATAAAAATATTTAAATGATTTTTTTTTATATTCAATTCAGACATCAATCACGTGTTTCCCATTTATTCGTTTCATCTTGTTTCTCTGTTCGAATCGAAACACCCTAGATACTCCGGTTTTGTCTCTGAGATTGTAATTTCTCCATCGTTATAACATAACTCAACACCAATTTCGACGAATCGAGATCAATTTTCTCAAAATAAAAAAAATGCCAATAGAGAGTACGGAGAACGACGATGCGAGGCCTTTGATTTTAACCAGAGGTGGAAGGTCGTCGGTGAGGAGACAAGGGCTGAGAGAAGCGGCGAGGCTACTCAGACATGCAAGCAGCGGGAGGAGGAGGATGACGACGATGATGAGAGAGCCGTCGATGCTGGTTCGCGAATCAGCGGCCGAGCAGCTCGAGGAGAGGCAAAGCGATTGGGCGTACTCGAAGCCCGTGGTGGTTCTTGATTTCGTTTGGAACCTCGCCTTCATCGCCGTTGCTGCAGCTGTTCTTGGGCTTAGCAGCGATGAGAAGCCCAATACGCCGCTCAGGGTTTGGACCGTTGGGTATGGGTTGCAATGTGTGGTGCATATGGTCTGTGTTTGTGTTGAGTATCGTAGGAGGAGTAATAGGAGTCCGAGCAAAAGGTATGTTCTTTATGCACATCAAGTGTTTGGGATAATGCCAAGAGAT
It encodes:
- the LOC106318763 gene encoding replication factor C subunit 2 → MASSSSTSSGGGGYEIPWVEKYRPSKVVDIVGNEDAVSRLQVIARDGNMPNLILAGPPGTGKTTSILALAHELLGPNYREAVLELNASDDRGIDVVRNKIKMFAQKKVTLPPGRHKVVILDEADSMTSGAQQALRRTIEIYSNSTRFALACNTSGKIIEPIQSRCALVRFSRLSDQEILGRLMVVVQAENVPYVPEGLEAIIFTADGDMRQALNNLQATFSGFRFVNQENVFKVCDQPHPLHVKNMVRNVLESKFDDACHGMKQLYDLGYSPTDIITTLFRIIKNYDMAEYLKLEFMKETGFAHMRICDGVGSYLQLCGLLAKLAVVRETAKAA